In one Magnetospirillum sp. genomic region, the following are encoded:
- the rfbC gene encoding dTDP-4-dehydrorhamnose 3,5-epimerase, with the protein MKIVDLDLPGLKLVEPKVFGDARGLFLETWNQARYEAAGIAGPFVQDNLSRSRRGTLRGLHYQKPNMQGKLVSVVAGTVWDVAVDLRRSSPSFGKWFGVELSAENRRQLWVPGGFAHGFAVLSDSADFAYKVTGPYSPQDEHVLRWDDPAIGIDWKLPSGDVLLAERDKNGKNLAEAVIFD; encoded by the coding sequence ATGAAGATCGTCGATCTCGATCTGCCGGGACTCAAACTCGTCGAGCCCAAAGTCTTCGGCGACGCGCGCGGCCTGTTTCTCGAAACCTGGAACCAGGCGCGCTACGAAGCGGCCGGCATTGCAGGGCCCTTCGTGCAGGACAATCTGTCGCGCTCGCGCCGCGGCACGCTGCGTGGGCTCCACTACCAAAAGCCGAATATGCAGGGCAAGCTCGTGTCGGTCGTGGCCGGAACAGTGTGGGACGTGGCGGTCGATCTGCGCCGGTCGAGCCCCTCCTTCGGTAAATGGTTCGGCGTCGAACTCAGTGCGGAAAATCGCCGCCAATTGTGGGTCCCCGGCGGCTTCGCGCACGGCTTTGCGGTGCTCAGCGATTCCGCCGACTTCGCCTACAAAGTGACGGGCCCCTACAGCCCGCAAGACGAGCATGTGCTGCGCTGGGACGATCCCGCCATCGGCATCGATTGGAAGCTTCCGTCCGGCGACGTGCTGCTCGCCGAGCGGGATAAGAACGGCAAGAATCTCGCCGAGGCGGTGATCTTTGACTGA
- a CDS encoding nucleoside-diphosphate sugar epimerase/dehydratase produces the protein MSTRAPFLSRFNRVALAMTHDLGMAAAAFLVSLYLRVGDEMFDYPVDFLAGGTALFVVAAAIAFRFTGLSRGVWRYVSIDDLAVIARGTTLALLLFVPAMFLWTRLEIMPRSTIFIGWFVLFALLTGPRLIYRTVREGKLNLSFGAPRADQVQVLLVGANDGAELFLQANRRRGRAPYFVVGILDDAERRKGRQIGGVDVLGPVNALEAILADLRRRGFRPQRLVVATSMDGTALSNVVDLADRCGLTAVRLPRINELNRAAQGDNALDVSPIAIEDLLGRPQTVLDRAAMDELVRGRRVLVTGAGGSIGAELVRQIAQRGPAQLDLIDNSEFALYAIDREVEETWPHVARRATIGDVREAGAMRHVLARAAPEIVFHAAALKHVPLLEANPAQGALTNAIGTRNVADAAVAAGAHAMVLISTDKAVNPTNVLGATKRLAEIFCQARDAQNTSTRFVAVRFGNVLGSSGSVVPLFQRQLAAGGPITVTHPDIERYFMTIREACELVLQASVLALAGSGTARGSLLVLEMGGPVRILDLAKRMIRLAGKRPERDIAISFTGLRPGEKLFEELFYKDEQNTATSVPGIQLAGSPPVDAAAIEADLAALEAIALRCDDAGVVATLQRILPSYKPA, from the coding sequence GTGAGCACGCGGGCGCCCTTCCTGTCGCGCTTCAACCGCGTGGCACTGGCCATGACGCACGATCTGGGCATGGCGGCGGCGGCTTTCCTCGTTTCGCTGTACTTGCGCGTCGGCGACGAGATGTTCGACTATCCGGTCGATTTTCTGGCAGGCGGCACGGCCTTGTTCGTCGTCGCCGCGGCAATCGCGTTCCGCTTCACAGGGCTCTCGCGCGGCGTGTGGCGCTACGTTTCGATCGACGATCTTGCCGTGATCGCGCGCGGCACCACGCTTGCTCTGCTGCTGTTCGTGCCCGCGATGTTTTTGTGGACGCGGCTCGAGATCATGCCGCGTTCGACAATATTCATCGGCTGGTTTGTGCTGTTTGCCCTACTCACGGGGCCGCGCCTCATCTACCGCACGGTGCGCGAGGGCAAGCTCAATCTTTCGTTCGGCGCCCCGCGCGCCGACCAGGTGCAGGTGCTGCTCGTCGGTGCGAACGATGGGGCCGAACTTTTCCTGCAGGCCAATCGCCGCCGCGGGCGCGCGCCCTATTTTGTGGTCGGAATTCTCGACGACGCCGAACGGCGCAAGGGCCGCCAGATCGGCGGCGTCGATGTGCTGGGGCCGGTGAATGCGCTCGAGGCGATCCTTGCCGATCTGCGCCGCCGCGGCTTCCGCCCGCAGCGCCTCGTTGTCGCGACGTCGATGGACGGAACCGCACTCAGCAACGTCGTCGATCTTGCCGACCGCTGCGGACTTACGGCCGTGCGCCTGCCGCGCATCAACGAACTCAACCGGGCCGCACAGGGCGACAATGCGCTCGATGTGAGCCCGATCGCGATCGAAGATCTGCTCGGCCGGCCGCAGACCGTGCTCGACCGGGCGGCGATGGACGAGCTTGTGCGCGGCCGGCGCGTGCTCGTTACAGGAGCTGGCGGCAGCATCGGCGCGGAGCTTGTGCGCCAGATCGCGCAGCGCGGCCCCGCCCAGCTCGATCTCATCGACAATTCGGAATTTGCACTCTACGCGATCGACCGCGAGGTCGAGGAGACCTGGCCGCATGTGGCGCGGCGCGCCACGATCGGCGATGTGCGCGAAGCGGGTGCGATGCGCCATGTGCTGGCGCGTGCCGCACCTGAGATCGTGTTTCACGCCGCCGCCCTCAAGCACGTGCCGCTGCTCGAGGCCAATCCCGCACAGGGAGCGCTTACCAACGCCATAGGCACACGCAACGTCGCCGACGCGGCGGTGGCGGCCGGTGCGCATGCGATGGTGCTGATCTCGACCGACAAGGCCGTGAACCCGACCAACGTGCTGGGGGCGACCAAACGCCTTGCCGAAATCTTCTGCCAGGCGCGCGACGCACAGAACACTTCCACGCGGTTCGTTGCCGTGCGCTTCGGCAATGTGCTCGGCTCCTCGGGCTCGGTCGTGCCGCTGTTCCAGCGCCAGCTTGCCGCCGGCGGCCCGATCACGGTCACGCATCCCGACATCGAACGCTATTTCATGACCATCCGCGAAGCCTGCGAGTTGGTGCTGCAGGCGAGCGTGCTGGCCCTTGCCGGCAGCGGTACGGCCCGCGGCAGTCTCTTGGTGCTCGAAATGGGCGGGCCGGTGCGCATCCTCGATCTTGCCAAGCGCATGATCCGGCTTGCGGGCAAACGGCCCGAGCGCGACATCGCGATTTCGTTCACGGGCTTGCGCCCCGGCGAAAAGCTCTTCGAAGAACTTTTCTACAAGGACGAGCAGAACACCGCCACGTCCGTGCCGGGGATCCAACTTGCGGGCTCCCCGCCGGTCGATGCCGCCGCGATCGAGGCCGATCTTGCGGCCCTCGAAGCGATTGCGCTTCGCTGCGACGATGCGGGCGTGGTTGCCACGCTGCAGCGCATCCTGCCGAGCTACAAACCCGCCTAA
- a CDS encoding NAD(P)-dependent oxidoreductase — protein MANKLRILVTGGAGYLGSTLVPALLEAGYAVTVLDNFMFRQAPLAHVCAHPDFDVVRGDCRDVSVLKPLVAKADIAIPLAALVGAPLCNNDQTGAVSINRDAVRTLLGLLAKDQRVLMPVTNSGYGVGEPGKECTEESPLRPLSLYGRTKVEAEELVLGRDNGMSFRLATVFGMSPRMRIDLLVNDFVHRAVTDRAVVLFEPHFKRNYIHVRDVARAFLHGIANFAAMKNRPYNVGLSDANLSKMELCQRIQAHVPGFVFLEAPIGEDPDKRDYIVSNARIEATGFKPAHSLDAGIAELVKGYRMIRNGMYGNV, from the coding sequence ATGGCAAACAAGCTGCGCATTCTCGTGACCGGCGGGGCGGGCTATCTCGGATCCACACTGGTGCCGGCCTTGCTCGAGGCGGGCTATGCCGTGACCGTGCTCGACAATTTCATGTTCCGCCAAGCCCCGCTTGCGCATGTCTGCGCGCATCCGGATTTCGACGTGGTGCGCGGCGACTGCCGCGACGTATCCGTGCTGAAGCCGCTTGTGGCCAAGGCCGACATTGCGATTCCGCTGGCAGCCCTCGTGGGTGCGCCCTTGTGCAACAACGACCAGACCGGGGCCGTGTCGATCAACCGCGATGCGGTGCGCACGCTTCTGGGCTTGCTCGCCAAAGACCAGCGCGTGCTGATGCCGGTCACGAACTCCGGCTACGGCGTTGGCGAACCCGGCAAAGAATGCACCGAGGAAAGCCCGCTGCGCCCGCTGTCGCTCTACGGGCGCACGAAGGTCGAAGCCGAGGAACTGGTGCTCGGCCGCGACAACGGCATGTCGTTCCGGCTTGCGACCGTGTTCGGCATGAGCCCGCGCATGCGCATCGACCTGCTCGTCAACGATTTCGTGCATCGCGCCGTCACGGATCGCGCGGTCGTGCTGTTCGAGCCGCATTTCAAGCGCAACTACATCCATGTGCGCGACGTCGCCCGCGCCTTCCTGCACGGCATCGCCAATTTCGCGGCGATGAAAAACCGGCCCTACAATGTCGGCCTGTCGGACGCCAATCTCTCGAAGATGGAGCTGTGCCAGCGCATCCAAGCGCATGTGCCGGGCTTCGTTTTTCTCGAGGCACCCATCGGCGAAGACCCGGACAAGCGCGATTACATCGTCTCGAACGCGCGCATCGAAGCGACGGGCTTCAAGCCCGCGCACTCGCTCGATGCCGGCATTGCCGAGCTCGTCAAAGGCTACCGCATGATCCGCAACGGCATGTACGGCAACGTATGA
- the rfbA gene encoding glucose-1-phosphate thymidylyltransferase RfbA, giving the protein MTERSGIVLAGGSGTRLHPATLATSKQLLPVYDKPMVYYPLSTLMLAGIRRILLISTPHDLPAFKRLLGDGSAWGLELHYAEQPKPEGLAQALIIAEPFLAGRTSALVLGDNIFHGEGLSRRLQAAAQATQPGATIFAYQVADPERYGVVTLDAKGKALDIVEKPKDPPSNLAVTGLYFYDASAPARAKSLKPSPRGELEITDLNRLYMQEGLLSVETLNRGYAWLDTGTQDSLLDAANFIAAVERRQGLKIGCPEEIAWRQRWIDSAALARLAEPLRKSGYGEYLLRVAKAG; this is encoded by the coding sequence TTGACTGAGCGCAGCGGCATCGTTTTGGCGGGCGGCTCGGGCACGCGCCTGCATCCGGCCACGCTTGCGACGAGCAAGCAGCTGCTGCCGGTCTACGACAAGCCGATGGTCTACTACCCGCTCAGCACGCTGATGCTGGCGGGCATTCGCCGCATTCTGCTGATCTCCACGCCGCACGATCTGCCCGCGTTCAAGCGCCTGCTCGGCGACGGCTCGGCGTGGGGATTGGAACTGCACTACGCCGAACAGCCCAAGCCCGAGGGCTTGGCGCAAGCGCTTATCATCGCCGAGCCGTTTCTGGCGGGCCGGACGTCTGCACTTGTGCTCGGCGACAATATCTTCCACGGCGAAGGCCTGTCGCGCCGTCTGCAGGCGGCAGCCCAAGCAACGCAACCCGGTGCGACGATCTTCGCCTACCAAGTCGCCGATCCCGAGCGCTACGGCGTGGTCACGCTCGATGCGAAGGGCAAAGCGCTCGACATCGTCGAAAAGCCGAAAGATCCGCCTTCGAACCTCGCTGTGACGGGCCTCTATTTCTACGATGCAAGTGCGCCCGCGCGCGCCAAATCGCTGAAGCCCAGCCCGCGGGGCGAGCTCGAGATCACCGATCTCAACCGCCTCTATATGCAAGAAGGGCTGCTCAGCGTCGAAACGCTCAATCGCGGCTATGCGTGGCTCGATACGGGCACGCAAGATTCGCTGCTCGATGCGGCCAATTTCATCGCGGCCGTCGAACGTCGCCAGGGGCTCAAGATCGGTTGCCCTGAGGAAATCGCCTGGCGTCAGCGCTGGATCGATTCGGCGGCGCTTGCGCGCCTCGCCGAGCCGCTGCGCAAAAGCGGTTACGGCGAGTATCTGCTGCGCGTCGCCAAGGCCGGTTGA
- the rfbD gene encoding dTDP-4-dehydrorhamnose reductase, with product MKRLLVLGASGQVARALLAQGPVAGWDVTALGRAQIDLTKPDAIAAAIEAAKPDALANAAAYTAVDKAESEPETAAFLNAEMPGRAAAAAAAAGIPFVHLSSDYVFGGQERIPYREADPTEPLSVYGRTKRAGEIAAYKAGGRCAILRTSWVFAPWGANFVRTMLRLAKTQERLRVVDDQQGGPTSALDIADAVLAILKRQCEGEHKSGLGLLHFQGRPPTTWARFAEAILDEGAVHGHPRPPVERIATHEYKLPAARPAWGVLDCARIAREYDITPPDWRKRLAATVSAILAAEA from the coding sequence ATGAAGCGCCTGCTCGTCCTCGGGGCCAGCGGCCAAGTCGCACGCGCTTTGTTGGCGCAAGGCCCTGTGGCGGGTTGGGACGTGACCGCACTGGGCCGCGCGCAGATCGATCTTACCAAGCCCGATGCGATAGCGGCCGCGATCGAGGCTGCAAAACCCGATGCGCTCGCCAATGCCGCCGCCTATACGGCCGTCGACAAGGCAGAAAGCGAGCCGGAGACGGCCGCGTTCCTGAATGCCGAAATGCCGGGCCGTGCAGCGGCTGCCGCAGCGGCGGCGGGCATTCCGTTTGTGCATCTGTCGAGCGACTATGTGTTCGGCGGACAGGAGCGCATCCCCTATCGCGAGGCGGACCCGACCGAACCGCTCAGCGTTTACGGCCGCACCAAGCGTGCCGGCGAAATCGCGGCGTACAAGGCGGGCGGGCGCTGCGCGATCTTGCGCACCTCGTGGGTCTTCGCACCCTGGGGTGCCAATTTCGTGCGCACGATGTTGCGCTTGGCCAAGACGCAAGAGCGCTTGCGCGTCGTCGACGACCAGCAGGGCGGGCCCACCTCCGCCCTCGATATTGCCGATGCGGTGCTCGCGATCCTCAAGCGTCAATGCGAAGGCGAACACAAATCCGGCCTTGGCCTGCTCCATTTCCAGGGCCGGCCGCCGACGACGTGGGCGCGTTTTGCCGAAGCGATCCTGGACGAAGGGGCAGTGCATGGCCATCCGCGCCCGCCGGTCGAGCGCATCGCCACGCACGAATACAAACTGCCGGCAGCACGTCCCGCCTGGGGTGTGCTCGACTGCGCGCGTATAGCGCGCGAATACGACATAACGCCGCCCGACTGGCGCAAGCGCTTGGCCGCAACCGTTTCCGCGATTCTGGCTGCCGAAGCTTAG
- a CDS encoding nucleotide sugar dehydrogenase, whose amino-acid sequence MESRTHIAVVGLGYVGLPLAVGLAGHFRVTGFDLNSTRVAELKAGHDRTGEIDNSRLKASKLALSADAAAMAGADVFIVTVPTPIDEANRPDLRAVVAASRTVGGAIKKGAIVVLESTVYPGVTEEIMGPEIAKASGLVCGVDFFLGYSPERINPGDREHTVDRITKVVAGQTPEVAEKLGALYGAINGGNVFLARDIRTAEAAKVIENAQRDINIAFINEITMIFNKMGLSAHDVLAAARTKWNFLPFTPGLVGGHCISVDPYYLAEAAMRLKHHPDIILAGRRTNDSMAAYCASEVARMLVGRRGFSARILVLGIAFKENVPDLRNTKVVDLADDLRARGHAVDIYDPIVDAAEAKHEYGVDLVATLDGGVRYDAVVAAVGHRTFADLDLAMLTADDALLFDIKGLWRSKSLPPGRRYRAL is encoded by the coding sequence ATGGAATCGCGCACGCATATCGCCGTCGTCGGGCTCGGCTATGTCGGATTGCCGCTTGCGGTCGGGCTTGCCGGCCATTTCCGCGTCACGGGCTTCGACCTCAACTCGACGCGCGTGGCCGAGCTGAAAGCGGGCCACGACCGCACCGGCGAAATCGACAATTCGCGCCTCAAGGCAAGCAAGCTCGCACTTTCGGCCGATGCAGCCGCGATGGCGGGGGCGGACGTTTTCATTGTAACCGTGCCGACCCCGATCGACGAAGCCAACCGGCCCGACCTGCGGGCCGTCGTGGCCGCCAGCCGCACGGTCGGCGGGGCGATCAAAAAGGGCGCCATCGTCGTTCTCGAAAGCACGGTCTATCCGGGGGTCACCGAAGAGATCATGGGGCCCGAGATCGCCAAGGCCTCGGGCCTTGTGTGCGGCGTTGATTTCTTTTTGGGCTACAGCCCCGAGCGAATCAATCCCGGCGACCGCGAGCACACGGTCGACCGCATCACGAAGGTGGTCGCGGGCCAAACACCGGAAGTGGCCGAAAAACTCGGCGCCCTCTACGGTGCGATCAACGGCGGCAACGTGTTCCTGGCGCGCGACATCCGCACGGCCGAAGCCGCCAAAGTGATCGAGAACGCGCAGCGCGACATCAACATCGCGTTCATCAACGAGATCACGATGATCTTCAACAAGATGGGCCTGTCGGCGCACGACGTGCTCGCGGCCGCGCGCACCAAGTGGAACTTCTTGCCCTTCACGCCGGGGCTCGTCGGCGGCCATTGCATCAGCGTCGATCCGTACTATCTGGCCGAGGCGGCGATGCGATTGAAGCACCACCCCGACATCATCCTTGCGGGCCGGCGCACGAACGACAGCATGGCGGCCTATTGCGCCTCGGAAGTCGCGCGCATGCTGGTCGGTCGGCGCGGTTTTAGCGCGCGCATTCTGGTGCTGGGCATCGCGTTCAAAGAGAACGTGCCCGATCTGCGCAACACCAAGGTCGTCGATCTTGCCGACGATCTGCGCGCGCGCGGCCATGCGGTGGACATCTACGATCCGATCGTCGATGCGGCCGAGGCCAAACACGAATATGGCGTCGATCTCGTGGCAACACTCGACGGCGGCGTGCGCTACGACGCGGTCGTTGCGGCCGTCGGCCATCGCACCTTCGCCGATCTCGATCTTGCGATGCTGACGGCCGACGACGCGCTCCTGTTCGACATCAAGGGCCTTTGGCGCAGCAAGAGCCTGCCGCCCGGCCGGCGCTACCGCGCCCTGTGA
- the rfbB gene encoding dTDP-glucose 4,6-dehydratase yields the protein MRTLLVTGGCGFIGSAYLRHVVGRGLARAVNLDKLTYAANPASLASLEGNDAYRFVEGDIGDSAKLSALLAEVKPDAIVNFAAETHVDRSIDGPLAFVETNIAATARLLVATLGYWRDLPADAKKHFRFHHISTDEVFGTLGFDDPPFTEASAYAPNSPYAASKAASDHLVRAWHETYGLPTLVTNCSNNYGPWQFPEKLIPLMIAKAAAGEKLPVYGDGRNRRDWLHVDDHAAGLWQALVNAAPGATYAFGGGAELANLDVVHAICDHVDRRLGVPAAGARRNLIEFVPDRPGHDLRYAIDAAKAKAELGWQPRYNFSDGLAATVDWYLDHVDWLQSIRAKRYALDRLGKG from the coding sequence ATGCGCACGCTGCTCGTCACCGGCGGTTGCGGCTTCATCGGCTCGGCCTATTTGCGCCATGTCGTGGGTCGCGGTCTGGCGCGGGCCGTCAATCTCGACAAGCTCACCTATGCCGCCAACCCGGCTTCCTTGGCTTCCCTCGAAGGCAACGACGCCTACCGTTTCGTCGAAGGCGACATCGGCGATAGCGCCAAGCTTTCCGCGCTGCTGGCTGAGGTGAAGCCCGATGCGATCGTCAATTTTGCGGCCGAGACGCATGTCGATCGCTCGATCGACGGGCCGCTCGCCTTCGTCGAAACCAATATTGCGGCAACCGCCCGCTTGTTGGTCGCTACCCTTGGCTATTGGCGCGACCTGCCGGCGGATGCAAAGAAGCATTTTCGTTTCCACCATATCTCGACCGACGAGGTGTTCGGCACGCTCGGCTTCGACGATCCGCCCTTCACCGAAGCTTCGGCTTACGCGCCCAACTCGCCCTATGCGGCGTCGAAAGCCGCGTCCGACCATCTCGTGCGCGCGTGGCACGAGACATATGGCTTGCCCACGCTCGTCACGAACTGCTCGAACAATTACGGGCCGTGGCAGTTCCCCGAGAAGCTGATCCCGCTGATGATCGCGAAGGCAGCTGCGGGCGAGAAGCTGCCGGTCTATGGCGACGGCCGTAACCGGCGCGATTGGCTGCATGTCGACGACCATGCCGCTGGCCTGTGGCAAGCGCTCGTTAACGCCGCACCGGGGGCGACCTACGCGTTCGGCGGCGGCGCGGAGCTTGCCAATCTCGATGTCGTGCACGCGATCTGCGACCATGTGGACCGGCGTTTGGGCGTGCCCGCTGCGGGCGCGCGCCGCAATCTGATCGAATTCGTGCCCGACCGGCCGGGCCACGATCTGCGCTACGCGATCGACGCGGCCAAGGCCAAGGCCGAGCTTGGCTGGCAGCCGCGCTATAATTTTTCTGACGGGCTTGCTGCGACGGTCGATTGGTATCTCGACCATGTCGATTGGCTGCAATCGATCCGCGCGAAGCGCTACGCGCTGGATCGTTTGGGCAAAGGCTAG